CCCCTCTTCACCCTTCGCTTCTTCACCCTTGATTTGTTCACCCTTCGCCCCTTCAATTATCTCCGCCTCCATCACAGCGTCGCTGCGCATCACTTCCTCTTCCACCCCTGAATCAATCATCTGCAGAAACTCCACGTTGGAGAGATTCTCCTCCTGCATAAGGTGTACGTTAATTTGCTTGCGTGTCCTCTTGAACTCCACCTCGATCCCGTCGTTCGTGTCGTCGTAAAATAGATACGACGGAAGTTCGTCCTTGTTTACAAGCTTCCTGCTTTTTATTAAAACCTTCTCGATTTCGTTTtggttttcctccttcaaaatCGAGCTCCGTTCTTCCGCCCACGAGGGGGCTTCTCCTATGGGCGGTTCCTTGCGAGGTAGTTCTCCGCCTTCCACTTGGTCATCTTCCACTTTATCATCTTCCACTTTATCATCTTCCACTCGGTCGCCAACCATCCCGTCGCTGTCCACTTGAGCACTTCCAATTTTGCCGTTCCCCTCCTCGTCCTCACTCATATACGTGAACTGCGCCGCGTCTGGCTTCTCCCGCTTGAGAGTTTCCAGATGTGCGTAGAACTCGGAACCGAAGTACCTCTCATCGAATGCGAGAAAATACTTCAACTCCTCGTCTGATCTCTGCATGTAGTAGTTCAGTACCAGTGGGTTGGTGGACTGCGCCGTCACTTGTCCCTTCTGATTCCTttggaatatatttttaagctTGTTCTTTCTGTCTTCATCACTGTATATCTTATTGAACAGACCTGCTTGTATGACCTTATCGTTGATAGTTAATTTATCCTGCGCCCTTTGGAAAATGAGTTCTTCTACTCCAGATAGTGTGATGAATCGAAAAACCTTCACGATGTTCTTTTGTCCAATTCGATGACACCTACACATGGCTTGTATATCTTGGTGGGGGTTGAAGTCACTGTCGAAGATTATCACGGTGTCGGCTGATTGTAGGTTCAGTCCTAGACTCCCGGATCGAGTAGACAACATGAAAATCATGGCTTCGTCATTCCCTCCGTTTGGCTCATCCAGGGGGTCACCCTCAATACAATGTACAAGGTCTCCCCTGATGCAATTCCCTTCTGCGGTATCCCCCGTCTGCTCTACACCTGCTCCACTAACGCTGTCGCTACGTAAAGTGCCACTCACCCTGTCGCAATGCAAAGTACCACTCACCCTGTCGCAATGCAAAGTACCACTCACCCTGTCGCAATGCAAAGTACCACTCACCCTGTCGCAATGCAAAGTACCACTCACCCTGTCGCAATGCAAAGTACCACTCACGCCATCCGAATCATCCTGGCCGCCCCCATCAGAGTGAGCATCGTCATGCCTGCCATCCCGGTTGAACTGCTCGATGatcttcctcctctcctGCAAACCGATATTTCCATCAAGGCGATGGAACCGATACCCTCGATAGTCCAGATAATCGCAAAGGATATCCATCAACTTGGTCATCtgagaaaaaatcaaaattttGTGACGAAACCTTAGCAGTTTTGGTAGCATCCTATCCAGAACCTCAAATTTCCCACTACATTTTACTAGGAAATCATCAATGTTGTACTCTTGAAGGAATAGATATGGATGGTTAACTACCTTCCTCAGTTCCATGATAACGTTTTGACAGGACTTGTTGGTAATGGAACCATTCCTGTTAATTTGCATGAACCCCTTCATCTCAATCTGCCTATAAAGCATTTTCTGATACAGAGACAAATCTATGTGTACATTATATTCGTACTTTTTCGGTAATGACTTCAACACATCTTTCTTTACTCTCCTTAGCATAAAGGGGAGAAGGACACTATGTAACCTATTAATAATTAGgagttcctcctcttctgTAATGGCCACGTCTAGCATATCCTTATCATTATGTAATGGTCGTATAAACCACTTTTCGAAATCTTgacaggaagaaaatatcttTGGCAAGAGGAAGTTGAGAAGAGACCACAACTCAGACAAATTGTTCTGTAGAGGTGTTCCTGTTAATAGTACCCTATACTTACTTTTAAAATTCTTTAAAATAATATGGAACCTTGACTTGCTATTCTTCATTCTATGCCCTTCATCTACCACTATGTATgtccaaaatatttttatcaacaATGCCTTTTCCTTAATGGCAAAGTCGAAAGTGGTTAGACAGATGTCGTATTCAGATTCCAGAATCTGTTTTGATAATCCTCTCCTTTCACTCTTCGTTCCTCTGTAAGTGATAACCTTAATGGAGGGACACCACGCTTCGAATTCGCTACTCCAGTTTGGCAATGTAGACAAAGGTACTATGACGAGGTTTCGTCGTTGTCTAGATCCTACACCATcatgtgtatttttcccACTGCATATTCCATCCCACTTAAACTCCTTCAGATACGCAAATAGACTAATCGTCTGAATGGTCTTCCCAAGACCCATCTCGTCTGCTAATATTCCATTTAAATTATTGTTGTACAGGGAAATGAGCCATTCCAACCCCTCCAATTGATACTTCATCAGAGTACCTCCGGTAAGGATAGACGGTTGCACTACTTTCTCCTTAACTGAATGTGACACAAGAAGGTACTTCTCTCTCGCATCCTTGTAATTAGACTTCATGGTAATGTTTCCACCCTTCGAGGGGTAGATAGGATCCATTGATGTGGGTTCATTCGTAGACTCTACATCTAATATACTCTCCTTCTGACACAGGACACATGAAGACATGTTAGCTAAAAACTCTTCAGTTACATCTAGCAATTCCTGCAACCGTTtgttttttgtatttttcagTAAATTAATATATGCATCCATATCATTCTCCTTGAGCAATCTCAAACGTTCCTTTTCTTGCCTCTcgataattatttttctattCTCCTCAATTAACTTCATTTGTTCGTAACACAGGTTGGCGAGAATCTTGGCGTTATTCCTTCGTTGGTCAGATAGAACACTCACCGTGTGGTGGTGATTCCTCAGGTCATTCCAGTTTGACAGTAGAATATACTGCTTGATAGTTCCCACTTTGTTGTGTAATTTTGAATTCCTCTCCACCTTCTTTATGTAATCATTTAGGTAGTCTCTTTCCTGTACGTTCCCCATCTCCCCGTGGATTCTATTCCTCTGAGAATTTACCTTCGTCACACCTTGTCGTCTCCTGCGCTTGGTTCCCTCCTCCCCATTCAAGGCATTTCCGCTTTGGTTAGATGTCTTCACGCGTTTGGTGCTCTGCAAAGTTCTGTATCTATATGTGTTGCAAGTAGACGTGGTGATAGTCGAGCCGCTTTCCCCCCCACCCAACCGATTCACACCCTTAATGGGAACCTTCATCGGGTGAGTATCACTGATGATGTGAAAACCAAACATCGAGTTAACCACATCAGATCGCAACCTCTTCTGACTTAGCTCAATCCTCTTGatgttttcctcattttctaGAAATGCTTGCATTGTCTCCATGT
This genomic window from Plasmodium knowlesi strain H genome assembly, chromosome: 4 contains:
- a CDS encoding DEAD/DEAH box helicase, putative is translated as MEKTDEYLTQHTSVGESGENPICRGEGGSSFCALNMEGTRVDSLNEHVTGINISTKQSNMHEGGGTPTLVVQPDEDTFELTSPLPLHKSDKESKDGNEGKETEEEVDNEDYLYVSEHLRIKKDKQIFVSNALNDYINEHLNFFSTCDKKFFKNENGEAERFMEIGLNLKYLRYRDRMKRKKRRVVKGGSKDSTGVTSSVEAITREEPTNEKASSSDSSSLFSSLSLEDDPSEESSCTSDEDILEKLHFDKESLRTMKKLERSKNDYFKYLSDLCIKYDMMSRFTLPYFERVKGAIRNFPFAHRSRKDRLQGHMETMQAFLENEENIKRIELSQKRLRSDVVNSMFGFHIISDTHPMKVPIKGVNRLGGGESGSTITTSTCNTYRYRTLQSTKRVKTSNQSGNALNGEEGTKRRRRQGVTKVNSQRNRIHGEMGNVQERDYLNDYIKKVERNSKLHNKVGTIKQYILLSNWNDLRNHHHTVSVLSDQRRNNAKILANLCYEQMKLIEENRKIIIERQEKERLRLLKENDMDAYINLLKNTKNKRLQELLDVTEEFLANMSSCVLCQKESILDVESTNEPTSMDPIYPSKGGNITMKSNYKDAREKYLLVSHSVKEKVVQPSILTGGTLMKYQLEGLEWLISLYNNNLNGILADEMGLGKTIQTISLFAYLKEFKWDGICSGKNTHDGVGSRQRRNLVIVPLSTLPNWSSEFEAWCPSIKVITYRGTKSERRGLSKQILESEYDICLTTFDFAIKEKALLIKIFWTYIVVDEGHRMKNSKSRFHIILKNFKSKYRVLLTGTPLQNNLSELWSLLNFLLPKIFSSCQDFEKWFIRPLHNDKDMLDVAITEEEELLIINRLHSVLLPFMLRRVKKDVLKSLPKKYEYNVHIDLSLYQKMLYRQIEMKGFMQINRNGSITNKSCQNVIMELRKVVNHPYLFLQEYNIDDFLVKCSGKFEVLDRMLPKLLRFRHKILIFSQMTKLMDILCDYLDYRGYRFHRLDGNIGLQERRKIIEQFNRDGRHDDAHSDGGGQDDSDGVSGTLHCDRVSGTLHCDRVSGTLHCDRVSGTLHCDRVSGTLHCDRVSGTLRSDSVSGAGVEQTGDTAEGNCIRGDLVHCIEGDPLDEPNGGNDEAMIFMLSTRSGSLGLNLQSADTVIIFDSDFNPHQDIQAMCRCHRIGQKNIVKVFRFITLSGVEELIFQRAQDKLTINDKVIQAGLFNKIYSDEDRKNKLKNIFQRNQKGQVTAQSTNPLVLNYYMQRSDEELKYFLAFDERYFGSEFYAHLETLKREKPDAAQFTYMSEDEEGNGKIGSAQVDSDGMVGDRVEDDKVEDDKVEDDQVEGGELPRKEPPIGEAPSWAEERSSILKEENQNEIEKVLIKSRKLVNKDELPSYLFYDDTNDGIEVEFKRTRKQINVHLMQEENLSNVEFLQMIDSGVEEEVMRSDAVMEAEIIEGAKGEQIKGEEAKGEEGKGEQIKDDEGKGEDAENAPTNGDLLNDDPANDEDPPDAAPPLGTYTSDSPHRKRSPYNFRRSGTTERTYSTSNGRTSEVSSVPSQRGKRKSKSPGEVRLNQEKRKRKSRGST